From Amycolatopsis sp. WQ 127309:
CTATGCCGATTGCTCGGCGGCGGCAGGCTGCCATGGCTTCTGTTTCTGTGGGGCCGTCGGAAGGGAGCATCAGCAGGAGGTGGAGGCCTGCCGCTATGCCGTGGGGGCGTACTGAGTCCGGTAGGGCCGCCAGGAGGTGGGTGCGGCGGGCTCGGTACTCCGCTCGGCTGCGGCGGATGTGCTGGTCGTAGGCGCCCGAGTCGATCAGCTCCGCCAGGGCCAGCTGGTTCAGGATGGCCGGGCGGGAGCCGCTGTCCGATAGGGCCGCGTGGACTGGCTCTACCAGGGAACGTGGCAGGACCAGCCAGGCCAGGCGGAGTGCGGGGGCCAGGGTTTTGCTTGCTGTGCCTGCGTAGACGACCCGTTCCGGTGCCAGGGCCTGCAGGGCACCGACCTGCTGGTGGTCGAAGCGGAACTCGCCGTCGTAGTCGTCTTCCAGGATCAGGGCGCCCGAGCGGGTCAGCTGGGTGCGGCGGTGGGGGGCCAATGTCACGCCGGTGGGGTACTGGTGTGCTGCCGTGACGACCACCGCGGGACTGTCCACTGCGGACACGTCGATGCCGTGTTCGTCGACGTCGATGCCGACGATTCGCTGGCCTTGCGCTGCCGCGATGTCCCGGTACATGCGCAGGGACGGGTTTTCGAAGGCCATCTCGGTGATGCCGAGATCCGCGAGGGCCCGGGCCAGGACGGCGATCGCGTGGGAATAGCCGTGGCACACGACGATCCGGGCCGGGTCCGCGACCACCCCGCGGCTACGGGCCAGGTACGCGGCGAGCGTGTCGCGCAGCTCCGGGGCGCCCAGTTCCGACTCGTAGCCGAACGCCGCCGCCGGGGTGCGCAGCAGGGCTCGGCGGGTCGCGGTGATCCAGGCCTGGCGGGGGAACGCCGTCAGGTCCGGGCGGCCCGGCCGCAGGTCCCAGCGCGGGGCCGGGTCGCGGGGCGCCGGCCGGGGCGCGGACTGGGGGAGCGCGCCCGCCGTCGCGACGCGGGTCGGGGCGCCCTGGGCCGTGTGCAGGTAGCCCTCGGCGGCGAGGTCGGCGTAGACGCGGGTGACCGTGCCGCGGGCGATGCCCAGGTCCTGGGCCAGCGCCCGGGTCGACGGCACAGTTGCGCCTGGCTGCCAGCGGCCCTCGCGGATCGCTGCCCGGATCGCCGCGGCCAGGCCGGTGCGGCCGGTTTCCGGCTGCCAGCCGAGGTGGACGTCGAGGCCGGAACTGGTCCACGAATCTGCCATGCGACTGGACCATACTCGTGGGCCAGTTCGGGCTAGCGTGAAACCATGACGAAGCGAATCGGACTCGGGCACGCGCCCGGGATCTACAAGGCGATGGCGAACGTGCAGGCCGAGGTGGAGAAGGCCGCCGCGAACGCGGGGGTCGACCACAAGCTGCTGGAACTGGTGAAGATGCGCGCCTCGCAGCTCAACGGCTGCGCGTTCTGCCTCGACATGCACAGCCGTGACGCGCTCGAGGCGGGTGAGTCGCCGCGGCGGCTGTTCGTGCTCGACGGCTGGCGCGAGACGACCCTGTTCACCGAGCAGGAGCAGGCCGCCCTCGCCCTCACCGAGGCGATGACGAAGCTGGCCGCGACCCAGAGCGTCCCCGACGACGTCTACGAAGCCGCGGCGAAGGTGTTCACCGAAGACCAGTACCGCGCCATCGCGTGGGAGGTCATCGCGATCAACAGCTGGAACCGGATGGCCGTCACCAGCCACACGCCGCTGCCGAAGCGCGACGCGTGAGCGCCGCCGCGCTCAAGGCCCTGCACGTCCCGGGCACGCCGCTCGTCCTGCCGAACGCCTGGGACGCCGACACCGCGAAGGCCGTCGAGGCCGCGGGATTCCCCGTGATCGCGACCAGCTCGGTCGCCGTCGCGGCCGCTCTCGGGTTCCCGGACGGGGAGCAGGCCCCGGTCGACGAGATGTTCGCGGCCGCCGCGCGGATCGTGAAGGCCGTCGGCGTGCCCGTCACGGTGGACGCCGAGTCCGGCTACGGCCTGTCCGGCGCCGAACTGGCCGGCCGGCTCCTGGACATCGGCGCCGTCGGCCTCAACTTCGAGGACACCGACAGCGCCACCGGGCAGGTCCGGCCGGTCGCCGTGCAGGCCGACCGGATCGCCGCCCTGCGCGAAGCGGCCGGTGACGCCCTGGTGATCAACGCCCGCGTCGACGCCTTCCGCGGCGCGAGCGACCCCCGTGACGTGCTGGCCGGCAACGTCGCCCGGGCGAAAGCCTACTTCGCGGCCGGCGCCGACTGCGTCTACCCGATCCACCTGCAGACGCCGGACGTGCTCGCGGAGTTCGTGCGAGGCGTCGGCGGCGCGGTCAACGCGCCCGCGTGGCCGGGCAGCCCGGGGATCGCCGGCCTGGCCGAGCTGGGCGTGGCACGGATTTCGCTGGGCGGCGGCCTGTGGGGCCGCACCCGGAAGTTCCTGGCCGACACGCTGGCCGAGGTCGCCGGGGGCACCCTGCCGTACTGACCGGGGAATGGCCGAAGGCCGCCGCGAGGGGATCGGGAACACCCTCGCGGCGGCCTTCGGTGTCGGGCGGCCGCTAGTGGGAGACGGCCTTCTCGGCGCCCGCGCCGGTGAGGGAGCGGACCTCCATCTCGGCGTACTTCTTCGCGTTGTGCTCCTTCGACAGGACTGTGCCCAGCCAGCCGAGGAAGAACGCGATCGGGATCGAGACGAGGCCCGGGTTGTCGAGCGGGAACCAGTGGAAGTCGACGCCCTGGATCATCGACGCGCTCTTGCCCGTCTTGGCGTCCACCGGCTTCCCGGAGACGGCGGGGGAGAACACGATCAGGATGATCGTGATGGCCAGGCCGCCGTAGATCGACCACAGCGCGCCCTGGGTGTTGAACTTCTTCCAGAACAGCGAGTAGAGGATCGTCGGCAGGTTCGCCGACGCCGCCACCGCGAACGCCAGCGCGACCAGGAACGCCACGTTCTGCCCGTTGGCCAGGATGCCGCCGAGGATCGCGACCGCGCCGATCACCAGCGCGGTGATCCGGGCGACGCGCACCTCCGAACCCGGCGTCGCCTTGCCCTTCTTGATGACGCTGGCGTAGACGTCGTGCGCAAAGGAGGCCGACGCCGTGATCGTCAGGCCCGCCACCACCGCGAGGATCGTGGCGAACGCGACCGCCGCGATCAGGCCCAGCAGGACCGGCCCGCCCAGTTCGAGCGCGAGCAGCGGTGCGGCCGAGTTCGCGCCGCCGGGGGCGGCCTTGATCTTGTCCGGGCCGACCAGCGCACCCGCGCCGTAGCCCAGCACCAGTGTGAACAGGTAGAACACGCCGATCAGCACGATCGCCCAGACCACCGAGCGACGCGCGTCGCGGGCGGTCGGCACGGTGTAGAAGCGCATCAGCACGTGCGGCAGGCCCGCGGTGCCCAGCACCAGCGCGATGCCGAGGGAGAAGAAGTCCAGTTTGGACGTTCCGGTGGCGCCGTACTGCTTGCCCGGGCCGAGCAGCGCTTCACCCGTCTTGCCCGCCTTGTCGACCGCGCCCTGCAGCAGCGAGGAGAAGTTGAAGCCGTACTTCCCGAGCACCCACAG
This genomic window contains:
- a CDS encoding cation acetate symporter produces the protein MTTIAAGVEGSNPLLNISIFGVFVIITLVIVFRASRNSKTASDYYAAGRAFTGPQNGIAISGDYLSAASFLGIAGAIAIYGYDGFLYSIGFLVAWLVALLLVAELLRNTGKFTMGDVLAFRMKQRPVRAAAATSTLVVSFFYLLAQMAGAGGLVALLLGIEGKTGQSLVIVIVGVIMIAYVLIGGMKGTTWVQIIKAALLIVGALVMTLWVLGKYGFNFSSLLQGAVDKAGKTGEALLGPGKQYGATGTSKLDFFSLGIALVLGTAGLPHVLMRFYTVPTARDARRSVVWAIVLIGVFYLFTLVLGYGAGALVGPDKIKAAPGGANSAAPLLALELGGPVLLGLIAAVAFATILAVVAGLTITASASFAHDVYASVIKKGKATPGSEVRVARITALVIGAVAILGGILANGQNVAFLVALAFAVAASANLPTILYSLFWKKFNTQGALWSIYGGLAITIILIVFSPAVSGKPVDAKTGKSASMIQGVDFHWFPLDNPGLVSIPIAFFLGWLGTVLSKEHNAKKYAEMEVRSLTGAGAEKAVSH
- a CDS encoding PLP-dependent aminotransferase family protein; amino-acid sequence: MADSWTSSGLDVHLGWQPETGRTGLAAAIRAAIREGRWQPGATVPSTRALAQDLGIARGTVTRVYADLAAEGYLHTAQGAPTRVATAGALPQSAPRPAPRDPAPRWDLRPGRPDLTAFPRQAWITATRRALLRTPAAAFGYESELGAPELRDTLAAYLARSRGVVADPARIVVCHGYSHAIAVLARALADLGITEMAFENPSLRMYRDIAAAQGQRIVGIDVDEHGIDVSAVDSPAVVVTAAHQYPTGVTLAPHRRTQLTRSGALILEDDYDGEFRFDHQQVGALQALAPERVVYAGTASKTLAPALRLAWLVLPRSLVEPVHAALSDSGSRPAILNQLALAELIDSGAYDQHIRRSRAEYRARRTHLLAALPDSVRPHGIAAGLHLLLMLPSDGPTETEAMAACRRRAIGIEGLGTYWMTPNRPGGLIVGYAAPPKHAFKGAIQTLVEALWEINT
- a CDS encoding isocitrate lyase/phosphoenolpyruvate mutase family protein, with the translated sequence MSAAALKALHVPGTPLVLPNAWDADTAKAVEAAGFPVIATSSVAVAAALGFPDGEQAPVDEMFAAAARIVKAVGVPVTVDAESGYGLSGAELAGRLLDIGAVGLNFEDTDSATGQVRPVAVQADRIAALREAAGDALVINARVDAFRGASDPRDVLAGNVARAKAYFAAGADCVYPIHLQTPDVLAEFVRGVGGAVNAPAWPGSPGIAGLAELGVARISLGGGLWGRTRKFLADTLAEVAGGTLPY
- a CDS encoding carboxymuconolactone decarboxylase family protein, whose protein sequence is MTKRIGLGHAPGIYKAMANVQAEVEKAAANAGVDHKLLELVKMRASQLNGCAFCLDMHSRDALEAGESPRRLFVLDGWRETTLFTEQEQAALALTEAMTKLAATQSVPDDVYEAAAKVFTEDQYRAIAWEVIAINSWNRMAVTSHTPLPKRDA